One region of Trinickia violacea genomic DNA includes:
- a CDS encoding electron transfer flavoprotein subunit beta/FixA family protein, which yields MKILVPVKRVVDYNVKVRVKSDNTGVDIANVKMSMNPFDEIAVEEAVRLKEAGVATEVIAVSAGVAQCQETLRTALAIGADRAILIESNEDLQPLAVAKLLKAVVDKEQPQLVILGKQAIDDDSNQTGQMLAALASLPQATFASKVVIADDKATVTREVDGGAETLSLKLPAVVTTDLRLNEPRYVTLPNIMKAKKKPLETLKPEDLGVDVASRLKTLKVTEPPKRSAGVMVPDVKTLVEKLKTEAKVL from the coding sequence ATGAAAATCTTGGTGCCAGTCAAGCGCGTAGTCGACTACAACGTGAAGGTCCGCGTGAAGTCGGACAACACGGGTGTGGACATCGCGAACGTGAAGATGTCGATGAATCCGTTCGACGAAATCGCGGTGGAAGAGGCGGTGCGCCTGAAGGAAGCCGGCGTGGCGACGGAAGTGATCGCGGTGTCGGCGGGTGTGGCGCAATGTCAGGAGACGCTGCGCACGGCGCTGGCGATCGGCGCGGATCGCGCGATCCTGATCGAATCGAACGAAGACCTGCAGCCGCTGGCGGTCGCGAAGCTGCTCAAGGCAGTGGTCGACAAAGAACAGCCGCAGCTGGTGATCCTCGGCAAGCAAGCGATCGACGACGACAGCAACCAAACCGGCCAGATGCTTGCCGCGCTGGCGAGCCTGCCGCAAGCGACGTTTGCGTCGAAGGTCGTGATCGCTGATGACAAGGCGACCGTCACGCGTGAAGTCGACGGCGGTGCGGAAACCCTGTCGCTGAAGCTCCCCGCAGTGGTCACCACCGATCTGCGCCTGAACGAGCCGCGTTACGTGACGCTGCCGAACATCATGAAGGCGAAGAAGAAGCCGCTCGAAACGTTGAAGCCCGAAGACCTTGGGGTGGACGTCGCGTCGCGCCTGAAGACGCTGAAAGTCACGGAGCCGCCCAAGCGCAGCGCCGGCGTGATGGTGCCGGACGTGAAGACGCTGGTCGAGAAG
- a CDS encoding MetQ/NlpA family ABC transporter substrate-binding protein, which produces MQRRFILKLAAVFGAASIFSAAAHADDTIKVGVTGGPHAQVMEVVKQVAAKNGLNIKIIEFADYVQPNAALASGDLDANSYQHDPYLQAQVKDRGYKIIRVADTVTFPMGIYSKKIKSLADLKTDARIAVPNDPTNGGRALLLLQKQGILKLRANVGLKATPLDIVDNPKKLKIVELDAAQIPRSLDDVDAAAINTNYAMEAGLKPKQEAIAIEDPNGPYVNILAIREADKNKPWVAKLIAAYRSPEVKQFIEAKYGGAVIAAW; this is translated from the coding sequence ATGCAACGTCGTTTCATTCTCAAGCTCGCGGCAGTGTTCGGCGCCGCGTCGATTTTCAGCGCTGCCGCGCACGCCGACGACACGATCAAAGTCGGCGTCACCGGCGGCCCGCACGCCCAAGTGATGGAGGTCGTGAAGCAAGTCGCCGCGAAGAACGGCTTGAACATCAAGATCATCGAGTTCGCCGACTACGTGCAGCCGAACGCCGCGCTCGCCTCCGGCGACCTCGACGCGAACAGCTATCAGCACGACCCGTATCTGCAGGCGCAAGTGAAGGATCGCGGCTACAAGATCATCCGCGTCGCGGACACGGTCACGTTCCCGATGGGTATCTATTCGAAGAAGATCAAGTCGCTCGCCGACTTGAAGACGGACGCGCGCATCGCGGTGCCGAACGATCCGACCAACGGCGGCCGCGCGCTGTTGCTGCTGCAGAAGCAAGGCATCTTGAAGCTGCGCGCGAACGTGGGTCTGAAGGCGACGCCGCTCGACATCGTCGACAACCCGAAGAAGCTGAAGATCGTCGAGCTTGACGCCGCACAGATCCCGCGCTCGCTCGACGACGTCGACGCCGCCGCGATCAACACGAACTATGCGATGGAAGCGGGTTTGAAGCCGAAGCAGGAGGCGATCGCGATCGAAGACCCGAACGGGCCCTATGTGAACATCCTGGCGATCCGCGAGGCGGACAAGAACAAGCCGTGGGTCGCGAAGCTCATCGCGGCCTATCGCTCGCCGGAAGTGAAGCAGTTCATCGAAGCGAAATACGGCGGCGCGGTGATTGCGGCGTGGTGA
- a CDS encoding methionine ABC transporter permease, which produces MLSEMLDMFVQSFWETLIMVGISGAVGALIGLPLGVLLHLTDRQGVLQNVALNRVVGTIVNAVRSTPFIILLVLVIPFTRLIVGSSIGTAAAVVPLTLASAPFIARLVETALREVDRGLIEAAQAMGATTGQIVFKVLLPEALPGVVAGLTITFVSLVGYSAMAGAIGGGGLGDLGIRYGYQRYEPTVMWVVVAILIVFVQLAQSFGDWLVRRLSHK; this is translated from the coding sequence ATGTTGAGTGAAATGTTGGATATGTTCGTGCAGTCGTTCTGGGAGACGCTCATCATGGTGGGCATTTCCGGCGCGGTCGGCGCGCTGATCGGGCTGCCGCTCGGCGTGCTGCTGCATCTGACCGACCGTCAGGGCGTGCTGCAGAACGTCGCCCTGAATCGCGTCGTCGGGACGATCGTCAATGCGGTGCGCTCGACGCCGTTCATCATCCTGCTGGTGCTCGTGATTCCGTTCACGCGGCTCATCGTGGGGTCGTCGATCGGCACCGCTGCGGCGGTCGTGCCGCTCACGCTCGCCTCGGCGCCGTTCATCGCGCGGCTCGTCGAGACGGCGCTGCGCGAAGTCGACCGCGGCCTCATCGAAGCCGCGCAGGCGATGGGCGCCACGACGGGGCAGATCGTCTTCAAGGTGCTGCTGCCGGAAGCGCTGCCGGGCGTGGTCGCGGGGCTCACGATCACGTTTGTCTCGCTGGTCGGCTATTCGGCGATGGCCGGTGCGATCGGCGGCGGCGGGCTCGGCGACCTCGGCATCCGCTACGGATATCAGCGTTACGAGCCGACGGTGATGTGGGTGGTCGTCGCCATCCTGATCGTGTTCGTGCAACTCGCGCAATCGTTCGGCGATTGGCTGGTGCGGCGCTTGAGCCACAAGTGA
- a CDS encoding methionine ABC transporter ATP-binding protein — MIEIRNLSQRFESPRGWVEALHNVNLTIPAGEIFGIIGRSGAGKSTLVRTINLLTRPTEGNVVVGGRDLTALPARELREARREIGMIFQHFNLLSSRTVFDNVALPLELAGMKRAEIEAAVLPLLDLVGLSAQKDRYPSQISGGQKQRVGIARALASKPKVLLSDEATSALDPETTRAILDLLKRINRELGLTIVLITHQMEVIKQVCDRVAVLDAGRVVETGNVIDVFLQPHHEVTRALIGDVIAQELPPAMKARVAERLKTGSRHLLRLAFTGSGVDQPILSETIRRYELDFNILHGQIDEIQGQAFGSLAVLAGGEPAKVADAMAYLRTQGVVVEELSYVE; from the coding sequence ATGATCGAAATACGCAACTTATCGCAACGCTTCGAGAGCCCCCGGGGTTGGGTCGAAGCGCTGCACAACGTCAATTTGACGATTCCGGCGGGGGAAATCTTCGGCATCATCGGGCGCAGCGGGGCGGGCAAGAGTACGCTCGTGCGCACGATCAACCTGCTGACGCGGCCGACCGAAGGCAATGTCGTCGTCGGCGGGCGGGACCTCACGGCGTTGCCCGCGCGCGAGCTGCGCGAAGCGCGCCGCGAGATCGGGATGATCTTCCAGCATTTCAACCTCCTTAGCTCGCGCACGGTGTTCGACAACGTCGCGCTGCCGCTCGAGCTTGCGGGCATGAAGCGCGCCGAGATCGAAGCGGCTGTGCTGCCGCTGCTCGATCTCGTCGGGTTGTCAGCGCAAAAGGACCGCTATCCGTCGCAGATCAGCGGCGGGCAGAAGCAGCGCGTCGGCATTGCGCGTGCGCTCGCGAGCAAGCCGAAGGTGCTGCTTTCCGACGAAGCGACCTCCGCGCTCGACCCTGAAACCACGCGCGCGATTCTCGATTTGCTCAAGCGCATCAATCGCGAACTAGGGCTCACGATCGTGTTGATCACGCACCAGATGGAAGTCATCAAGCAGGTGTGCGACCGCGTCGCGGTGCTCGACGCGGGGCGTGTCGTCGAGACGGGCAATGTCATCGACGTCTTCCTGCAGCCGCATCACGAAGTGACGCGCGCGCTGATCGGCGACGTGATCGCACAGGAACTGCCGCCGGCGATGAAGGCGCGCGTCGCCGAGCGCCTGAAGACGGGCAGCCGCCACCTGCTGCGGCTCGCGTTCACCGGCTCGGGCGTCGACCAGCCGATTCTCTCGGAGACGATCCGCCGCTACGAGCTGGACTTCAATATCCTGCACGGCCAGATCGACGAGATCCAGGGGCAGGCGTTCGGTTCGCTCGCGGTGCTGGCGGGCGGCGAGCCCGCAAAGGTTGCTGATGCGATGGCGTACCTGCGTACCCAAGGCGTCGTCGTGGAGGAGCTGTCGTATGTTGAGTGA
- a CDS encoding alpha/beta hydrolase: protein MTRPPLIDTAGTHDGVDLVSYRWPSASEPRATVALVHGLAEHAGRYQALAACLNAAGIEVVAVDLRGHGRSPGERAWVERFDRYLLDADALVELAAREHTPLFLMGHSMGGTIAALHALERQRPDGPALAGLILSSPALAPGRDVPRWMIAASRFMSRVWPRFPAMKIDAALLARDPAVVAANRADTLVHHGSVPARTGAEILEAMTRIENRRATLSVPVLVFHGTVDKLTEPDGSRDFAAHVGSADRTLTLYEGSYHETMNDLDRERVIGALIEWIDAHV from the coding sequence ATGACGCGTCCGCCGCTCATCGACACCGCCGGCACCCACGACGGCGTCGACCTCGTGTCCTACCGCTGGCCCTCCGCCAGCGAGCCGCGCGCGACCGTCGCGCTGGTCCATGGGCTCGCCGAGCACGCGGGCCGCTATCAGGCGCTCGCCGCCTGCCTCAATGCCGCGGGAATCGAAGTCGTGGCGGTCGATCTGCGCGGACACGGCCGCTCACCGGGTGAGCGCGCCTGGGTCGAACGCTTCGATCGTTATCTGCTCGATGCGGACGCCCTCGTCGAACTCGCCGCACGCGAGCACACGCCGCTTTTCCTGATGGGGCACAGCATGGGCGGCACGATTGCCGCGCTGCATGCGCTCGAGCGACAGAGGCCGGACGGACCTGCGCTCGCGGGCTTGATCCTGTCGAGCCCCGCGCTCGCCCCGGGCCGCGACGTGCCGCGCTGGATGATCGCCGCGAGCCGTTTCATGAGCCGCGTCTGGCCGCGCTTTCCCGCGATGAAGATCGACGCCGCCCTGCTCGCGCGCGACCCGGCCGTCGTCGCGGCCAATCGCGCGGATACGCTCGTGCATCACGGGTCAGTGCCGGCACGCACCGGTGCGGAAATACTCGAGGCGATGACGCGCATCGAGAATCGCCGGGCGACTCTCTCAGTCCCCGTGCTCGTCTTTCATGGAACCGTGGATAAGCTCACCGAACCCGACGGCAGCCGCGATTTCGCCGCGCATGTCGGCTCGGCGGACCGCACGCTTACGCTTTACGAAGGCAGCTACCACGAGACGATGAACGATCTCGACCGCGAGCGCGTCATCGGGGCTTTGATTGAATGGATCGACGCGCACGTCTGA
- a CDS encoding enoyl-CoA hydratase, whose amino-acid sequence MDSNASLQSEQAGAGLLEIERDAYGVRGVVRLTLNRPDAFNALSEALLDELHRTLTGIAQSDARVVVIGGAGRAFCAGHDLKEMRAAPSLDYYKMLFARCSRLMMTIQHMPQPVIARVHGLATAAGCQLVAMCDLAVAADVARFAVSGVNLGLFCATPSVPLSRNLSRKAALEMLLTGDFIDATKARQLGLVNRVVPLDAIDKEIAELASSICAKPVEAVSAGKALFYRQLEMGVEAAYQLAGQTMACNMMEASALEGVQAFIEKRAPNWPR is encoded by the coding sequence ATGGACTCGAACGCTTCACTTCAGTCCGAGCAAGCCGGAGCGGGTTTGCTCGAAATCGAGCGCGACGCGTATGGCGTGCGCGGTGTTGTGCGCCTCACGCTGAATCGGCCCGATGCGTTCAATGCGTTATCGGAGGCGCTGCTCGACGAGCTGCACAGGACGCTGACAGGGATCGCGCAATCGGACGCGCGCGTTGTCGTGATCGGCGGGGCGGGGCGCGCGTTTTGCGCGGGACACGACCTGAAGGAAATGCGCGCGGCGCCGTCGCTCGATTACTACAAGATGCTGTTCGCGCGCTGTTCGCGATTGATGATGACAATCCAGCACATGCCGCAGCCGGTGATCGCGCGCGTGCATGGCCTGGCGACGGCGGCCGGGTGCCAGCTCGTCGCGATGTGCGATCTCGCGGTCGCCGCCGATGTCGCGAGATTTGCGGTGTCGGGCGTCAATCTCGGCCTCTTCTGCGCGACGCCGAGCGTGCCGCTGTCGCGCAATCTGTCGCGCAAGGCCGCGCTCGAAATGCTGCTGACCGGCGATTTCATCGATGCGACCAAGGCGCGTCAGCTTGGGCTCGTCAATCGCGTCGTGCCGCTCGATGCGATCGACAAGGAAATCGCCGAGCTGGCGTCGAGCATCTGCGCGAAACCGGTGGAAGCGGTGAGCGCGGGCAAGGCGCTGTTTTACCGGCAGCTCGAGATGGGTGTCGAAGCGGCGTACCAGCTTGCGGGCCAGACGATGGCCTGCAACATGATGGAGGCGTCGGCGCTCGAAGGCGTGCAGGCGTTTATCGAGAAGCGCGCGCCGAACTGGCCGCGATGA
- a CDS encoding histone deacetylase family protein — protein MATGFYSHADCLLHEMGQWHPECPARLQAIEDQLIASRIDPLIERESAPLAEMSALARVHTQAHIDYIKSQSPTEGYAQIDPDTSMNPHTWQAALRSAGAAVAATDAVIAGRYDNAFCSVRPPGHHAEPARAMGFCFFNNVAIAARHALEVHGLARVAIVDFDVHHGNGTEAAFAGEERVLMCSFFQHPFYPYSGAENAAPNMVNVPVAARTKGMAIRELVDMMWLPRLHEFKPEMIFVSAGFDAHREDDLGNLGLVEDDYAWMTEQIREIAKRYARGRIVSCLEGGYNLSALGRSVVAHVRALAEL, from the coding sequence ATGGCGACAGGCTTTTATTCGCACGCCGATTGTCTGCTGCATGAGATGGGACAGTGGCATCCGGAATGCCCGGCGCGTCTCCAGGCAATCGAGGATCAGCTCATTGCGAGCCGCATCGATCCGCTGATCGAGCGCGAGTCGGCGCCCCTCGCCGAGATGTCCGCGCTGGCGCGCGTGCACACGCAAGCCCATATCGACTACATCAAGAGCCAGTCGCCGACCGAAGGCTACGCGCAGATCGATCCCGACACCTCGATGAATCCGCATACGTGGCAGGCGGCGCTGCGCTCGGCGGGCGCGGCGGTCGCGGCGACCGACGCCGTGATCGCGGGCCGCTACGACAACGCGTTTTGCAGCGTGCGCCCGCCGGGGCATCATGCCGAGCCGGCGCGCGCGATGGGCTTTTGCTTCTTCAACAATGTCGCGATCGCTGCGCGGCACGCGCTGGAAGTGCACGGGCTCGCGCGCGTGGCGATCGTCGATTTCGACGTCCACCACGGCAACGGCACCGAAGCGGCGTTCGCCGGCGAGGAGCGCGTGCTGATGTGCAGCTTCTTTCAGCACCCGTTCTATCCGTACAGCGGCGCGGAAAATGCGGCGCCGAACATGGTCAACGTGCCGGTGGCCGCGCGCACGAAGGGCATGGCGATCCGCGAGCTGGTGGACATGATGTGGCTGCCGCGGCTCCACGAATTCAAGCCGGAAATGATCTTCGTGTCGGCGGGCTTCGACGCCCATCGCGAGGACGATCTCGGCAACCTGGGCCTCGTCGAAGACGACTACGCGTGGATGACCGAGCAGATCCGCGAAATCGCCAAGCGCTACGCGCGCGGGCGCATCGTCAGTTGTCTGGAGGGCGGCTATAACTTGTCGGCGCTTGGGCGCAGCGTCGTCGCGCACGTGCGCGCGCTCGCGGAGCTATGA